A stretch of DNA from Clostridia bacterium:
GGCAAGTACACCTTCACCATTCCTTCGGACGCGTTCCGCTTCGACCACGTCAAGGCCGCCGAGGAGATCGCCGAGGGCGATCCCAAGTACACCGTGCCCTTCGACAACGTGGATCCCAAGTACGCCAAAAAGGCCTTCCAAGGCGCCGTTATGCCCCTTCCTTCGGCCGAATACGACTATGACGACAACGTCTTCGGCGAGAAAGTGACCGTGCCCGTCAAGGCCGTGGAGACCATCGGCAAGACCAAACTTCTGCGCATTATGTTCGGCAAAGAGAGCGTGTTCGCCATCGCCCCCGCCGAGACCGAGGATGGTATCACTTCCATCGTCACCGACGTCGATTGGAAAAAGGTGAGCGTGGTCGCCGCCGACGGCACCGAGACCGCCGCGTTGAACCTCTTCAACGTCCTGCATGGCAAGTTGCTCAAAGAGCGCACGGGTGCCAAGACCTACAACTTCGGCTTGGACATCGCGGACAAGATCTTCTATTCCACCGAATACGTGCAGCAAAAACTCTTCAACGCCGCAGGCCGCAAGGTCTTCGACATCAAGTTGGACGTGGACTTCACGCCCTACAACGTCAAGATCGCTTCGGACGGCATCGCCGCCACCGTCAACGCCGTCAAGAACTTCGGCGCCGAGTCCTTTGCCGAGTGCCAAGTGGGCGCAGACGTCGTCAACGTCTACCTGCGCGCCGAGGATGCCGCCGTCAAAGCGGGCGACAGCGTGCGCTTGGCGTTGAATATCCCCGCGTTGGGCGTCGTCGAAGCCGATCGCGGCATTCGCGTCATCTAATCGACGAATGCAAAATAGATGGCGGAGATTTGTTCTCCGCCATCTATTTTTATATACGCAACTCTTTTTTATTTTGTATATTGGAACTCTTTTTCACGGATTGCCTCTTCCGCGTTTTATCATCAATATGATTTATTGATTACCACTTATTACGAAAGATTTATTGATTATCACTTATTACGATATATAATATTGCCACGTATTACGATATAAAAAAGATAGTCACTCGTTACGATATAAAAAGCGGCGGGGCCGTCTTGGCCTCGCCGCCGTCTTGTTTTGCGTCAGCCGACTATCGCACCGACTATGGCCACAATGCCGCGCACAAGCCCCAAAATGACGAAAGGAAGCACGAGGTAGGCGGCCAGGGAATGTTTGCCGATGATGAGCACCGGCCCCAACGCCTTCGGCGGATAGATCCGCTTGCATTTGGTCTTGCGGTCGGGGTAGAGAAACTTGCCCAGCACGCCGCCCGCCAAGAACCACCCGAGGTGGGGCAACAAGGGCTCGAAGTTTTGCGGGGACAAATCTCTTGCGTGGTTGTTATAGACCATCAGGGCGAGAAAGTCGTTGTTGACGTAGGCGTTATCAACGATGTAATGCTTGTAGTAGAAGGTCAAACCGATGACGATGAGCGCCACGCCCAGGTAGCCGCGCAACCAATAGGGGCACTTGACGAGGTCGAGGATCCACCAGAAGGTAAAACATATCGTCAATACGGCGATGATATTGAAAATCAATGTAGCCGTCACCAACTGGGGCCAAACGATATGCAGTACGGCGTATCCGCCCATAAATAGGGCGCAGAGTATCCAAAACTTGAATACGCGATGGAAGCGACTGCGGGTAAAACTGCTGTTCATACCCGACATAAACGCGATAAGCCACAACCCAAAGGGTTGCATCGCGCTTCGCACCGCGCTGTCGCAGTACAGCCCCGCCACGTGTTTCAGCCATTCGCCCACCACGGTATAAGAGGGAATCAACGCCTCTTTCGTGCCGTAGGTACAGCAATGGTCCAACGTCACCGCAATGAGAATGATGCCGCGCATCACGTCCAATTCCCATGCGCGCGGATTGCGACCGGGCACGTTGTAGGTGAAGTAACGCTTGATTCTTTGTCCCAAACGCACGAAAAACAAGCCCACGGGGTTGGGCTTCCGTTTGGCGGGACGACTGTTGACGTCCGCTTTTTCGCGCACTACGGCGTCCAAATCCACCTTTTGCGGCGTATAGACCGCCGCTTCGGTCGTTTGGGGTTGTCCTTCGTGAACGCTCGTTACAAATCCTTGTGTGTCCATTTTCAACAAAGGTACGCGGCGAAAGTTGCCTTTCGCCGCGTGATGTTTTTGCGTTGACTTATTGCGGTTGCGTGCCGGGGATGTAGAGGGGGATACCCACTATCATCTTGCCGTTGCGCTCGCCCAAGCCGTACTCCAGGTAGAGTTGTGCGCCTTGGCCGTCCGTCCAGCAGCCGATGCCGCCCGCCGCCATCTGTTGCGAGATAGTTGCGGCCGCTTGCTCTTCGCTGATACCGTAGGCTTGCGCCACTTGCTCCACCTTTTGGGGCATAGCGTATTGGATGAGCCCTGCGGGAATGTCGATGATGTTCAACTTGATCGAGGGCGCGCCTTGCGGGTCGGAGTCCCAATCGCTGTTGTCGTAGTCGCCTGCCGAGCGGGCGAAGATGGCGAAGTTCATCATTTGACCCGTGCTGTCCAGATCCGTCATACCATTGCCGCTTACGTTGTTGTTGATTTCCGTCTTCACCCACACGGCTGTCGAGGACTGTCCGTAGGCCACGAACCAAGCCTCTTGACCGGTCACCCAGTTTTGGATATTCGAGGCGGTGTCGTAGTCCATATTCAGTTCGCATTGCAGGTCGGCGTCCGCCGCCGCGGCGTATTTGTCATCGAACGCGATGGCCGCGCCGCCTGCGGTGTGCGCCAATTTGGTGTTGGTGAAGGTGAACTTGGTCAGGTTGTACCCGTACACGTCGTTGGCCCAGTTTTCGGTCATGCGGCAGTTGTCGGCGTTCACGACAACGGCGTGCTTGTCGGCGTTGAAGGCGACCTCGGGATTGCCCGTGTAGCCGTCGATGCCGCCGTCCGTAAAGAGGGCGATAGAGGTCTTCTTGACGTGTACGTTATCCAAATTGACGGTACCGCCGCGGCACACGATGCCGAGGTAGGCGGCGCTCATCTTGAGGAGAGGCACTTTGCCGTCGCCCAGGTCTTGGGAGGCGCCGCTCAGGCCTTCTACGTTGTTACCTTCGACCAAGAGGTTGTCCATCGTGAG
This window harbors:
- a CDS encoding DUF1624 domain-containing protein, with amino-acid sequence MDTQGFVTSVHEGQPQTTEAAVYTPQKVDLDAVVREKADVNSRPAKRKPNPVGLFFVRLGQRIKRYFTYNVPGRNPRAWELDVMRGIILIAVTLDHCCTYGTKEALIPSYTVVGEWLKHVAGLYCDSAVRSAMQPFGLWLIAFMSGMNSSFTRSRFHRVFKFWILCALFMGGYAVLHIVWPQLVTATLIFNIIAVLTICFTFWWILDLVKCPYWLRGYLGVALIVIGLTFYYKHYIVDNAYVNNDFLALMVYNNHARDLSPQNFEPLLPHLGWFLAGGVLGKFLYPDRKTKCKRIYPPKALGPVLIIGKHSLAAYLVLPFVILGLVRGIVAIVGAIVG